The genomic window ATTTTTATTGGGGAGGATTATCTGTAGATCATTTGGTGAAAAGTGATGTGGGTTTTACCGATATTGAAACCAACACAGCCATGAAGATGACAGCTTTTGGTGGTGTAAAATGGGTTTACAAAGAAGGAAGACGTTCGCCCGACCAAAGTATTACCTTTGCTTTCAACTATCGTAAACAAGCCGACTTTACCCAGCTCGATTTGGGTACTTATTGGCAATACAATCCCATTGAGCTGGGGCTTTGGTACAGAGGCATGCCCAGTGACAACACCGAAGGCCTGGGTAATCAGGATGCCATGATTGCCATTATAGGTGTTCATTTGGGGCAGATGAGATTAGGTTATTCATTCGACCTCACCCTCTCCGAGCTTGCCGGAAATACCGGTGGATCGCACGAGTTTTCGATCATGTACACTATACCCTCGTCTAATAAACCGAAAATTAACCGTCGTGCTGTGCCCTGTTCTCAACCCGGATATACCGGCAACGCCCCTTCCGGGAATAAATACCGTAGCCGTTCGCGCCGGATGTTTTGAGTTTAGCATAGGGGTACAAGTAACTTGATATAAGTTGAAAAGCCGGAAGTTGAATCTCCCGGCATCTCCTTGTTTTACGTCTTACGTTTTTCAATCCTCACCGTACGCGTTCCGTTTTACGCCATACGCTTTATGCTATACCCTATATCCTATACACTTTACGCTATTTGCACCACACGCTCCACTCCCCCTCTCTTACACTATTTCGCTAAAAAATGTCAAATAAATTTTTAAATATTTGTTATTAATATATATTTGTTGCCCAATAAAAACCTATGATGAGATAGGCTGATAAGAACTAAAGAAACAGCATGCTATTTTATGAATTAGGTGTAGCTTAAATACAAAAAATATTAAAATGAAAAGAAACAGACAGGTTGTTAATTTTGCATTGTTATTAGGAATGGCATCTATGATTTTTGCCTCTTGTCAAACAGAAAAAAGGGAGGGCGAGCCGGCCCAACAAAATACTGTGGACAAATTAAATGAAAATGGAACATTTCCTGTTGCCTATATTGATACGGACTCTCTTTTGCGTCAATACGGATTGGCGATTCATTTGCAGGAGGAGTTATTAAAAAAAGAAGAGAAATCGAGAACCGACTTCAACGAACAGGCCAAGAAACTGCAAGCACAAATGACCGAGTTCCAGCGTAAAGTGCAAAACAACGGTTTTTTATCGCGCGAAAGGGCAGAACAAGAGCAACGTAACCTAATGGCTCGCGACCAGGAGTTGCAAAACCTGAACACAAAACTATCGCAGGAATTGATGGGAGAGCAGGAGAGCCTGAATCGTCAGTTACGGGATACCCTTTCTAACTATCTCGAAGAGTTTAATGCCGACGGGAGATATAAGCTTATATTAAGCAATATAATGGGCGACAATGTACTGTATAGTGCTCCCGGTATTAATATTACAAAGCAAGTAAGTGAAGC from Saccharicrinis carchari includes these protein-coding regions:
- a CDS encoding PorP/SprF family type IX secretion system membrane protein, which translates into the protein MKSINNIYVLVLTAFAFLLVDAAYAQDASFSQHYASPLYLSPSFTGLSEGSRMSLHYRDQWPGIPGTYKTMSFAFDHYLSEYNSGIGLQFYRDDAGGGLLVNQNIGLLYAYEIFVSEDIMIRPGLQFKLAQSFIDPAKGTTGSMFGWDGSRVDGTGIIVDQDKINKFDAAASVMIYSNFYWGGLSVDHLVKSDVGFTDIETNTAMKMTAFGGVKWVYKEGRRSPDQSITFAFNYRKQADFTQLDLGTYWQYNPIELGLWYRGMPSDNTEGLGNQDAMIAIIGVHLGQMRLGYSFDLTLSELAGNTGGSHEFSIMYTIPSSNKPKINRRAVPCSQPGYTGNAPSGNKYRSRSRRMF
- a CDS encoding OmpH family outer membrane protein; the protein is MKRNRQVVNFALLLGMASMIFASCQTEKREGEPAQQNTVDKLNENGTFPVAYIDTDSLLRQYGLAIHLQEELLKKEEKSRTDFNEQAKKLQAQMTEFQRKVQNNGFLSRERAEQEQRNLMARDQELQNLNTKLSQELMGEQESLNRQLRDTLSNYLEEFNADGRYKLILSNIMGDNVLYSAPGINITKQVSEALNKRYESSKNKKSKTE